From Hartmannibacter diazotrophicus, a single genomic window includes:
- a CDS encoding sugar-binding transcriptional regulator, giving the protein MNTDRSDDGEAFLTEICWHYYVNEMTQAEIAAALGVTRLRVNQAIQQAKSRGMIKIQIESPFLPRVELQEELKAKYGLEDAIVSPANRESYDFHLPVGAALASYLTARIVSEGWKRMGVSWGVTLQSAISKIVRQSLPECEIISMIGGTSKGATFNSFGIASGFAERLGANYSLLAAPIFLSDQVDRDSFLSQEIFQEHFAKFNTLDVAILTASNVSSHSYLISTGLPQEVSKEDLSAAGAVGDVVGRFLDEKGNAVSTRLDDRTIGIDLNTLKSVPIRVLAAAGRHKVEIIDAAISGGIANRLITDDVTAELLLQKA; this is encoded by the coding sequence ATGAACACTGATCGCAGCGATGATGGTGAAGCGTTTCTGACCGAGATCTGCTGGCACTACTATGTGAACGAGATGACCCAGGCCGAAATTGCGGCCGCGCTCGGCGTCACGCGCCTGCGCGTGAACCAGGCCATCCAGCAGGCGAAAAGCCGCGGCATGATCAAGATCCAGATCGAATCGCCCTTTCTGCCGCGCGTCGAGCTGCAGGAAGAGCTGAAGGCGAAATACGGGCTTGAGGATGCGATCGTCTCGCCCGCCAACCGCGAATCCTACGACTTCCATCTGCCGGTCGGCGCGGCCCTTGCGAGCTACCTGACCGCGAGGATCGTTTCGGAAGGGTGGAAACGGATGGGCGTCTCCTGGGGCGTCACCCTGCAAAGCGCGATCAGCAAGATCGTGCGCCAGTCGCTTCCCGAGTGCGAGATCATCTCGATGATCGGCGGCACGTCAAAGGGCGCGACGTTCAATTCGTTCGGCATCGCCTCCGGTTTCGCCGAACGACTCGGCGCGAATTACTCGCTTCTGGCCGCCCCCATTTTCCTGTCGGACCAGGTGGACCGCGACTCCTTCCTGTCGCAGGAGATCTTCCAGGAGCATTTCGCCAAGTTCAACACGCTCGATGTCGCCATCCTGACGGCCAGCAACGTGTCCTCCCATTCCTACCTGATCTCGACGGGACTGCCGCAGGAGGTCAGCAAGGAGGACCTTTCCGCCGCCGGCGCGGTCGGCGACGTCGTCGGCCGCTTTCTCGACGAGAAGGGCAACGCCGTTTCGACGAGGCTGGACGACCGCACGATCGGGATCGATCTCAACACCCTCAAGTCCGTACCGATACGCGTGCTGGCGGCGGCGGGCCGGCACAAGGTCGAGATCATCGATGCCGCGATTTCCGGCGGCATCGCCAACCGGCTCATCACCGACGACGTGACCGCCGAGTTGCTTCTTCAAAAGGCTTGA
- a CDS encoding SDR family oxidoreductase, translated as MNSFADKTVIITGAGKGIGRACAELMAQRGAHVVAMARTPSDLETLASGIGARTITVDLADNAAARAAMTEAGTADYLINCAGTNVLESVLDMTEDGYETVMGINLRAALICAQEFARARVKAGGGGAIVNVTSIAGHRGFQDHMVYAASKAGLEGATRVMAKELGPHGIRVNAVAPTVTMTELAAAAWSDPAKKDPMMVRHPMGRFAEVEDVARSIAMLLSDDAPVVTGAVLPIDGGFLAV; from the coding sequence ATGAACAGCTTCGCCGACAAGACCGTCATCATCACCGGCGCCGGCAAGGGCATCGGACGCGCCTGCGCGGAACTCATGGCACAGCGCGGCGCGCATGTCGTTGCCATGGCCCGCACGCCGTCCGATCTGGAAACGCTCGCCTCCGGCATTGGAGCAAGGACCATCACGGTCGATCTTGCCGACAACGCCGCCGCGCGCGCCGCCATGACCGAAGCAGGCACCGCCGATTACCTCATCAACTGCGCCGGCACCAACGTTCTGGAAAGCGTGCTCGACATGACGGAAGACGGCTACGAAACCGTCATGGGCATCAATCTGCGCGCGGCCCTGATCTGTGCGCAGGAATTCGCGCGCGCCCGGGTCAAGGCCGGCGGCGGCGGCGCCATCGTCAACGTCACCTCGATCGCCGGCCATCGCGGCTTTCAGGACCACATGGTCTACGCCGCATCGAAGGCCGGGCTGGAGGGCGCGACCCGCGTCATGGCCAAGGAACTCGGGCCTCACGGCATCCGGGTCAACGCGGTCGCGCCGACGGTGACCATGACCGAACTGGCGGCTGCCGCCTGGTCCGATCCGGCCAAGAAGGACCCGATGATGGTTCGCCATCCCATGGGCCGCTTCGCCGAGGTCGAGGACGTCGCCCGCTCCATCGCCATGCTTCTTTCCGATGACGCGCCGGTCGTAACCGGCGCCGTTCTTCCCATCGACGGCGGCTTCCTGGCCGTCTGA
- a CDS encoding SDR family NAD(P)-dependent oxidoreductase: MSLDQFRLDGKVALITGGNRGIGLAIAKLFLEAGAKCMLTGRSETVELTELLAGNPDTSSWIAADVTEPDTGEKLVAATLEKFGSLDVLVNNAGVAANGNFHEFDDEKLAYIMETNLIAPFRIARAAIRPMLEKGAGAIVNIGSISGMVSNKPQLQVAYNSSKAAVHQMTTTMAFEYAGRGIRVNALAPGYVVSDMTKGGIAREDWNRTWTENTPMGRFAQPEEMATCALFLASDAASYVTGATLVADGGYTTH; this comes from the coding sequence ATGTCGCTTGATCAATTCCGCCTTGACGGCAAGGTCGCCCTGATCACCGGAGGCAATCGCGGCATCGGCCTTGCGATCGCAAAGCTGTTCCTGGAAGCCGGCGCGAAATGCATGCTGACCGGGCGCAGCGAGACCGTCGAGCTGACGGAACTTCTGGCCGGCAACCCGGACACCTCAAGCTGGATCGCGGCCGATGTCACGGAGCCGGACACCGGCGAAAAGCTCGTCGCCGCGACGCTGGAGAAATTCGGCAGCCTCGATGTCCTCGTCAACAACGCCGGCGTTGCCGCCAACGGCAATTTCCATGAATTCGACGACGAGAAGCTCGCCTACATCATGGAGACGAACCTGATCGCGCCGTTCCGGATCGCGCGCGCGGCCATCAGGCCGATGCTGGAAAAGGGCGCCGGCGCCATCGTCAACATCGGCTCGATCTCGGGCATGGTGTCCAACAAGCCGCAGCTCCAGGTGGCCTACAATTCCTCAAAGGCCGCCGTCCACCAGATGACCACGACAATGGCGTTCGAATATGCCGGCAGGGGCATCCGGGTGAACGCACTCGCGCCGGGCTACGTCGTCTCCGACATGACCAAGGGTGGCATCGCCAGGGAAGACTGGAACCGGACCTGGACGGAAAACACCCCCATGGGCCGTTTCGCACAGCCGGAAGAGATGGCCACCTGCGCCCTGTTCCTTGCCTCCGACGCCGCCTCCTACGTCACCGGGGCAACCCTCGTCGCCGACGGCGGATACACCACGCACTGA
- a CDS encoding sugar phosphate isomerase/epimerase family protein encodes MRRLGIHSFVWTNGETQEGLEMALESSARHGYRMIEFAYLRPEKFDLDRLARKAQDLDIEIVVTMGLPAHADVSSEDAAVVARGTTLLADAVKAVRDIGGIRLGGILYSMHGKYDSMPTRAGWMNSAGAIAATAEVAKACGVQLVLEVVNRFESNVLNTTAQGLKFIEDTGRDDVFLHLDSFHMNIEEADPAGAIRLAGDKVTYFHFNENYRGYLGTGTIDFPAIFDALVDIGFHDRDIVFESFSSAVVDEALSRVCGIWRDTWDDANPLAAHARQFIEMRWAEALRRRDVNARP; translated from the coding sequence ATGCGCAGATTGGGCATTCATTCGTTTGTCTGGACGAACGGCGAGACCCAGGAGGGCCTCGAGATGGCGCTCGAGAGTTCCGCCCGGCATGGCTACCGCATGATCGAGTTCGCCTATCTTCGCCCGGAAAAATTCGATCTCGATCGCCTGGCGAGAAAAGCACAGGATCTCGACATCGAGATCGTCGTCACGATGGGCCTGCCCGCGCATGCGGATGTCTCGAGCGAAGATGCGGCGGTCGTTGCCAGGGGCACCACGCTTCTCGCCGATGCCGTCAAGGCGGTGCGGGACATCGGCGGAATCCGCCTCGGCGGGATCCTCTACTCCATGCATGGCAAATACGATTCCATGCCGACCCGTGCCGGCTGGATGAACAGCGCAGGCGCGATCGCGGCAACGGCGGAGGTCGCCAAGGCGTGCGGCGTGCAACTGGTTCTGGAAGTCGTGAACCGCTTTGAGTCCAATGTGCTCAACACCACCGCCCAGGGCCTGAAGTTCATCGAAGACACCGGCCGAGACGACGTCTTCCTGCACCTTGATTCCTTCCACATGAACATCGAGGAGGCCGATCCCGCGGGCGCCATTCGCCTCGCCGGCGACAAGGTCACCTATTTCCATTTCAACGAGAACTATCGCGGTTACCTCGGCACCGGGACCATCGACTTCCCGGCCATTTTCGACGCCCTCGTCGATATCGGGTTCCACGACCGCGACATCGTCTTCGAGAGCTTTTCCAGCGCCGTCGTCGACGAGGCGCTGTCGCGGGTCTGCGGCATCTGGCGCGACACCTGGGACGACGCCAATCCGCTTGCCGCCCACGCCCGGCAGTTCATCGAGATGCGATGGGCCGAGGCGCTGCGGCGCCGCGATGTCAACGCCCGGCCGTGA
- a CDS encoding D-tagatose-bisphosphate aldolase, class II, non-catalytic subunit, which translates to MMQVKLDQLAAYRRSDKPRGIVSVCSAHPLVLRAALRNGRRTGTTVLIEATCNQVNHLGGYTGMTPEDFADLVFDLADQEGCPRDQIVIGGDHLGPNPWRSRPAAEAMAEAEAMVAAYVAAGFRKIHLDASMGCAGEPLALDDATTAERACRLARVAEETARAAGNGMPVYIIGTEVPPPGGADHALTDVPPTDPDAARKTIAIHRKTFSKAGLDEAFSRVIGLVVQPGVEFGNQNVVRYDRQRAQPLVNILDDEPNLVFEAHSTDYQGIEPLRELVEDGFGILKVGPELTFVLRETLYALDLIASDLDPAYGERSLKAAMDTMMLADPGFWKGHYNGDPATIRMLRHYSLSDRIRYYWPKDEAAGAVDHLLDTLRGKSVPLPLIWQHLPDGSQFAGKPLQPEDVLIWRVTKALDAYQAACGTGGTAAATKDATHVA; encoded by the coding sequence ATGATGCAGGTGAAGCTCGACCAGTTGGCCGCCTATCGGCGCAGCGACAAACCGCGCGGTATCGTCTCGGTCTGTTCCGCGCATCCGCTCGTGCTCAGGGCGGCGCTCAGGAACGGGCGAAGGACCGGCACGACCGTTCTGATCGAGGCGACCTGCAACCAGGTCAACCATCTCGGCGGCTACACGGGCATGACGCCTGAGGATTTCGCCGACCTCGTCTTCGATCTGGCCGACCAGGAAGGCTGCCCTCGGGACCAGATCGTCATCGGCGGGGATCATCTCGGCCCGAACCCCTGGCGGTCGCGGCCGGCGGCAGAGGCGATGGCCGAGGCCGAAGCGATGGTCGCCGCCTATGTCGCCGCCGGTTTTCGCAAGATCCATCTGGACGCCTCGATGGGCTGCGCGGGCGAGCCCCTCGCCCTTGACGATGCGACGACCGCCGAGCGGGCGTGCCGCCTGGCGCGGGTTGCCGAGGAGACCGCGCGTGCGGCCGGCAACGGCATGCCCGTCTACATCATTGGCACCGAGGTACCCCCGCCCGGCGGCGCGGACCATGCGTTGACCGACGTTCCGCCGACCGATCCGGATGCGGCCCGCAAGACCATCGCCATCCACCGCAAGACCTTCTCGAAGGCCGGACTGGACGAAGCGTTTTCGCGCGTCATCGGCCTCGTCGTCCAGCCAGGCGTCGAGTTCGGCAACCAGAATGTGGTGCGCTACGACCGCCAGAGGGCGCAGCCGCTCGTCAACATTCTGGACGACGAGCCCAACCTCGTCTTCGAGGCCCATTCGACCGACTACCAGGGCATCGAACCGCTCCGCGAACTCGTCGAGGACGGCTTCGGCATCCTGAAGGTCGGTCCGGAACTCACCTTCGTCCTGCGCGAGACGCTCTACGCGCTCGATCTCATCGCCTCCGATCTCGATCCGGCCTATGGCGAGCGCTCGCTCAAGGCCGCGATGGACACGATGATGCTCGCCGACCCAGGCTTCTGGAAAGGCCACTACAACGGCGATCCGGCCACGATCCGCATGCTCCGCCATTATTCGCTGTCCGACCGCATCCGCTACTACTGGCCGAAAGACGAGGCCGCCGGGGCCGTCGATCACCTTCTCGATACGCTGCGCGGCAAGTCCGTGCCCCTGCCCCTCATCTGGCAGCATCTTCCGGACGGGAGCCAGTTCGCAGGCAAGCCGCTGCAGCCCGAGGACGTGCTGATCTGGCGCGTCACGAAAGCGCTCGACGCCTATCAGGCGGCTTGCGGGACAGGCGGCACCGCCGCCGCAACAAAGGACGCCACCCATGTCGCTTGA
- a CDS encoding extracellular solute-binding protein, with protein sequence MNFALRLGASALAMTIATSAFADDAYWKKAGEPYQGVVLHGVTESTPPSNYIKDVLAPKFEELTGIRVDIETTSWDQMYDKAIKDMEAGTGIYDMIYIEQDIIYSYLARDFLVDTTKLLADNPALKAPTYSEDKFTTFANYFRGANGDLYGVPMEAFIKIYLYRTDLFNDPEIKAAFKEKTGRDLAPATTHEEYTEIAEFFTQWGKDHNMDLWGTTAQAHTGHVASWYEYFESIAPTFGVYNWGIDANNNYAASVEHGGQMNSDKAKEALTWWLHLRDIAPPESVQSTWTEVGTTFGAGRVAQGLVYGENAGWIAADKNKSLVTGKVGVALPPVSPGVMEDAESGKGYIGYYDGGAFGIPVTSKNKEAAALFLEYMGQDEVQPDWAVAAPRVTNKATYDDPKVQAMNTELGGYYDLLKDKGYLFAGAPAYPFHAQVREATAPTFFKILTGELSASDGLDQMAAEAEAELTNLGYRK encoded by the coding sequence ATGAATTTCGCACTGAGACTGGGCGCGTCCGCGCTCGCGATGACGATTGCGACGTCCGCCTTCGCCGACGACGCATACTGGAAGAAGGCCGGCGAGCCCTATCAGGGCGTTGTCCTGCACGGCGTCACGGAATCGACCCCGCCGTCGAACTATATCAAGGATGTGCTGGCGCCCAAGTTCGAAGAGCTGACGGGCATCCGCGTCGACATCGAGACGACGTCCTGGGACCAGATGTACGACAAGGCGATCAAGGACATGGAGGCCGGAACCGGCATCTATGACATGATCTACATCGAGCAGGACATCATCTATTCGTATCTGGCGCGCGACTTCCTCGTCGATACGACCAAGCTGCTCGCGGACAACCCGGCTCTGAAGGCGCCGACCTACAGCGAAGACAAGTTCACGACCTTCGCCAACTACTTCAGGGGCGCCAACGGCGACCTCTATGGCGTCCCGATGGAAGCCTTCATCAAGATCTATCTCTACCGGACCGATCTGTTCAACGACCCGGAAATCAAGGCCGCCTTCAAGGAGAAGACGGGCCGCGATCTGGCGCCGGCCACGACCCACGAAGAATACACGGAGATCGCCGAGTTCTTCACGCAGTGGGGCAAGGACCACAACATGGACCTGTGGGGCACCACCGCTCAGGCCCACACCGGTCACGTCGCCTCCTGGTACGAGTATTTCGAGTCGATCGCGCCGACCTTCGGCGTCTACAACTGGGGCATCGACGCGAACAACAACTACGCCGCCTCGGTCGAGCACGGTGGCCAGATGAACAGCGACAAGGCCAAGGAAGCGCTGACCTGGTGGCTGCATCTGCGTGACATCGCGCCGCCGGAATCGGTTCAGTCGACCTGGACCGAGGTTGGCACGACCTTCGGCGCCGGCCGCGTCGCCCAGGGTCTGGTCTACGGCGAGAACGCCGGCTGGATCGCCGCCGACAAGAACAAGTCGCTCGTCACCGGCAAGGTCGGCGTCGCTCTGCCTCCGGTTTCGCCCGGCGTCATGGAAGATGCCGAATCCGGCAAGGGCTACATCGGCTACTACGACGGCGGTGCCTTCGGCATTCCGGTCACGTCGAAGAACAAGGAAGCAGCAGCGCTGTTCCTCGAATACATGGGCCAGGACGAGGTCCAGCCCGATTGGGCCGTCGCCGCGCCGCGCGTGACCAACAAGGCGACCTACGACGACCCCAAGGTCCAGGCGATGAACACGGAACTCGGCGGTTACTACGACCTGCTGAAGGACAAGGGCTACCTGTTCGCGGGCGCACCTGCCTATCCGTTCCATGCGCAGGTTCGCGAGGCCACCGCGCCGACCTTCTTCAAGATCCTGACCGGCGAACTCAGCGCCAGCGACGGTCTTGACCAGATGGCCGCCGAGGCCGAAGCCGAGTTGACCAATCTCGGTTATCGCAAGTAA
- a CDS encoding tagatose kinase, with the protein MAQETTLAPDSLGPTVCVGEILVEIVATTIGGGFLEAQPLFGPFPSGAPAIFIDQCARMGGAAAMVGAVGDDNFGRVNTRRLAADGVDVSAISIDPGLPTGSAFVRYRADGSRDFVYNIGTSAAARFGWTETVRSLIGRAGHLHVMGSALSMPAAWDVIEKAVGVIKARGGSVSLDPNLRKEIRYDGETEARFAKLVGLCDLLLPSGDELERAAGVDGQEAAIGRLFDLGVGEIALKQGMDGATVFTRDGQSVHAPAFAVEEADPTGAGDCFGGAYVACRRLGSPIADALTYATAAGARNVTVLGPMEGAGTRAELDAFIASTERRV; encoded by the coding sequence ATGGCGCAGGAAACCACTCTGGCTCCGGACAGCCTCGGACCGACCGTCTGCGTCGGCGAGATCCTCGTCGAAATCGTCGCCACGACCATCGGCGGCGGCTTTCTGGAAGCGCAGCCGCTGTTTGGCCCGTTCCCGAGCGGAGCGCCGGCGATTTTCATCGACCAGTGCGCCAGAATGGGCGGGGCGGCCGCCATGGTCGGTGCCGTCGGAGATGACAACTTCGGCCGAGTGAACACGCGGCGACTCGCCGCGGACGGCGTCGACGTGTCCGCGATCTCCATCGACCCGGGCCTTCCGACCGGCAGCGCGTTCGTGCGCTACCGCGCGGATGGTTCGCGCGACTTCGTCTACAACATCGGCACGTCGGCGGCCGCCCGTTTCGGCTGGACCGAGACCGTCCGTTCGCTGATCGGCCGCGCCGGGCACCTGCACGTCATGGGCTCCGCCCTGTCCATGCCGGCGGCATGGGACGTTATCGAAAAGGCTGTGGGCGTGATCAAGGCGCGCGGCGGCTCCGTTTCGCTCGACCCCAATCTTCGCAAGGAAATCCGCTACGACGGCGAAACCGAGGCGCGTTTCGCGAAGCTTGTCGGGCTCTGCGATCTCCTGCTGCCCTCCGGCGACGAGCTTGAACGGGCCGCCGGCGTCGATGGGCAGGAGGCAGCGATCGGGCGGCTGTTCGACCTGGGCGTCGGAGAAATCGCGCTCAAGCAGGGCATGGACGGGGCAACCGTCTTCACCCGCGACGGCCAATCCGTTCACGCACCGGCCTTCGCCGTGGAGGAAGCCGACCCGACCGGCGCCGGAGACTGCTTCGGGGGCGCCTATGTCGCGTGCCGCAGGCTCGGATCGCCGATCGCGGACGCTCTCACCTATGCCACGGCGGCCGGCGCCCGCAACGTGACCGTTCTCGGACCCATGGAAGGCGCGGGCACGCGCGCCGAACTCGACGCATTCATCGCTTCGACGGAAAGGCGGGTATGA
- a CDS encoding SDR family oxidoreductase, protein MAESLSGKVAAVTGAASGIGLATTRALLDAGATVVMVDYDEAALTRLGGELGKNAIPQVTNLLDAESCSAMVPGILEKAGKLDIMHCNAGTYIGGDLIETDTATIDRMLNLNVNAVMKNVRDVIPHMMERGTGDIVVTCSVAGHMPIQWEPVYSGSKWAITCFVQTMRRQLNKHGIRVGQVSPGPVISALLADWPEENLRKAKESGSLIEPTEVSEAIMFMLTRPRNVTIRDMVVLPTNFDI, encoded by the coding sequence ATGGCAGAATCCCTTTCGGGCAAAGTCGCCGCCGTCACCGGTGCCGCATCCGGCATCGGCCTTGCCACCACGCGGGCGCTGCTCGACGCGGGCGCCACGGTCGTCATGGTTGACTATGATGAAGCCGCCCTGACGAGGCTCGGCGGCGAACTGGGCAAGAATGCGATCCCCCAGGTCACCAACCTTCTCGACGCCGAGAGCTGCAGCGCGATGGTTCCGGGCATTCTGGAAAAGGCCGGGAAACTCGACATCATGCACTGCAACGCCGGCACCTATATCGGCGGCGACCTGATCGAGACCGACACGGCGACCATCGACCGGATGCTGAACCTCAACGTCAATGCGGTCATGAAGAACGTCCGCGACGTGATCCCGCACATGATGGAACGCGGCACGGGCGACATCGTCGTCACATGCTCGGTCGCCGGTCACATGCCGATCCAGTGGGAGCCCGTCTATTCCGGGTCGAAATGGGCGATCACATGCTTCGTGCAGACGATGCGCCGCCAGCTCAACAAGCACGGCATCCGTGTCGGGCAGGTGTCCCCAGGCCCCGTCATCTCCGCGCTGCTCGCCGACTGGCCGGAAGAGAACCTGAGGAAGGCCAAGGAAAGCGGCAGCCTGATCGAGCCGACGGAAGTGTCGGAAGCGATCATGTTCATGCTGACCCGCCCCCGGAACGTGACGATCCGCGACATGGTCGTGCTGCCGACGAATTTCGACATCTGA